A single genomic interval of Thermus hydrothermalis harbors:
- the trhA gene encoding PAQR family membrane homeostasis protein TrhA: MVREPFNALSHAVGVPLALLGSLFLLLLAPKEAWGGVLLFGLTMALMFGASALYHALKTGERALAWLRRLDHAAIFLFIAGSYTPFLLEGLREGAGWALGLVWGLALLGVAFRLFFLRAPRWLYTLAYLGLGWLSVFFLPRLALPLSTFALMALAGAFYTLGALVYGLKRPNPWPHAMGFHGLWHLLVLLGSLFMYLAVLSLYT, translated from the coding sequence ATGGTCCGCGAGCCCTTCAACGCCCTAAGCCACGCCGTAGGAGTGCCCTTAGCCCTTCTGGGTAGCCTTTTTCTCCTCCTTTTGGCCCCCAAAGAAGCCTGGGGCGGCGTCCTCCTCTTCGGCCTCACCATGGCCCTGATGTTCGGGGCCAGCGCCCTCTACCATGCCCTAAAGACGGGGGAAAGGGCCCTCGCCTGGCTAAGGCGGCTGGACCACGCCGCCATCTTCCTCTTCATCGCCGGGAGCTACACCCCTTTCCTCCTGGAAGGCCTGCGGGAGGGCGCCGGATGGGCCCTGGGCCTGGTCTGGGGGCTTGCCCTTTTGGGCGTGGCCTTCCGCCTCTTCTTCCTCAGGGCCCCCCGTTGGCTTTATACCCTGGCCTACCTGGGCCTGGGGTGGCTTTCCGTCTTTTTCCTTCCCCGTTTGGCCCTACCCCTTTCCACCTTCGCCCTCATGGCCCTGGCGGGGGCTTTCTACACCCTGGGGGCCTTGGTCTACGGGCTTAAGCGCCCCAACCCCTGGCCACACGCGATGGGCTTCCACGGGCTTTGGCACCTCCTCGTGCTTTTGGGAAGCCTCTTCATGTACCTGGCGGTCCTCAGCCTCTACACCTAG
- the ppsA gene encoding phosphoenolpyruvate synthase: protein MRWVRFFHEVGLEDVPLVGGKNASLGEMIRELAPLGVRVPGGFATTSEAYWYFLEHNGLKEAIAQELMGLDVEDPRALQGASRRLRNLILKGEYPKDLKEEILSAYRRLSEEAGEEEIPVAVRSSATAEDLPTASFAGQQESYLYVQGEEELLLHVKRAMASLFTARAISYRAHMGFDHLKVALSVGVQRMVRADSAASGVIFTLDPDTGHRGFVYLTAIYGLGENLVQGRVVPDGYYVHKEALKAGYKALVYKRLGAKELTLVFDPKEGRLKNRPTPPYLRQQFALRDEEALVLADWSLKIEDHYSRKRGAPTPMDIEWAKDGPTGELFILQARPETVHSQKSPVLKVYRLLARGEVLVEGLAVGEAIAAGRARILKDPKEMDRFQEGEVLVTETTNPDWEPIMKKAAAIVTERGGRTSHAAIVARELGVPAVVGAVGATRAIPEGEEVTVSCAEGEVGRVYRGALPFAVEETHPESLPRTRTQILVNVGTPEEALKASLLPTDGVGLARMEFIFASHVRIHPLALTRFHTLPPNIQREVEALTEAYGDKRAYFVDRLAQGIGLIAAAFHPRPVVLRFSDFKTNEYARLVGGHLFEPKEENPMLGWRGASRYYHPDYKEGFLLEVAAVKRVREEMGLKNLHVMVPFCRTPEEGAKVLEAMAEGGLRRGEEGLRVYVMAEIPSNVLEAEAFAELFDGFSIGSNDLTQLALGLDRDSERVAHLFDERRETVKALCALLIEKAHARGKTVSICGQAPSDYPEFAAFLVERGIDALSLNPDALLRTVRKVAEVERSLGLG from the coding sequence ATGAGGTGGGTGCGGTTTTTCCACGAGGTGGGCCTGGAGGACGTCCCCTTGGTGGGCGGCAAGAACGCCTCCTTGGGGGAGATGATCCGGGAACTTGCCCCCTTGGGCGTCAGGGTGCCCGGGGGCTTCGCCACCACCAGCGAGGCCTACTGGTACTTTCTGGAGCATAACGGCCTAAAGGAGGCCATCGCCCAGGAGCTAATGGGCCTGGATGTGGAAGACCCCAGGGCCCTCCAAGGGGCAAGCCGCCGCCTGCGGAACCTGATCCTTAAAGGGGAGTACCCCAAGGACCTGAAGGAGGAGATCCTCTCCGCCTACCGCCGGCTTTCTGAGGAGGCGGGGGAGGAGGAGATCCCTGTGGCCGTGCGCTCCAGCGCCACGGCCGAGGACCTGCCCACGGCGAGCTTCGCCGGACAGCAGGAAAGCTACCTTTACGTCCAAGGGGAAGAGGAGCTCCTCCTCCACGTGAAGCGGGCCATGGCCAGCCTCTTCACCGCCCGGGCCATCAGCTACCGGGCCCACATGGGCTTTGACCACCTGAAGGTGGCCCTTTCCGTGGGGGTGCAGCGCATGGTGCGGGCGGATAGCGCCGCCAGCGGGGTCATCTTCACCCTGGACCCGGACACGGGCCACCGGGGCTTCGTCTACCTCACCGCCATCTATGGCCTTGGGGAGAACCTCGTCCAGGGGCGGGTGGTGCCGGACGGGTACTACGTGCACAAGGAGGCCCTAAAGGCGGGGTACAAGGCCCTCGTGTACAAGCGCCTGGGGGCCAAGGAGCTCACCCTGGTCTTTGACCCCAAGGAAGGCCGGCTGAAAAACCGCCCCACCCCCCCTTACCTGCGCCAGCAGTTCGCCCTAAGGGACGAGGAGGCCCTGGTGCTTGCCGACTGGTCCTTGAAGATTGAGGACCACTACTCCAGGAAGCGGGGCGCCCCCACCCCCATGGACATTGAGTGGGCCAAGGACGGGCCCACGGGGGAGCTTTTCATCCTCCAGGCCCGGCCCGAAACCGTGCACTCGCAAAAAAGCCCCGTGCTTAAGGTCTATAGGCTTTTGGCCCGGGGAGAGGTGCTGGTGGAGGGCCTGGCGGTGGGGGAGGCCATCGCCGCAGGGCGGGCCCGCATCCTCAAAGACCCTAAGGAGATGGACCGCTTCCAGGAGGGCGAGGTTCTGGTCACGGAAACCACCAACCCCGACTGGGAGCCCATCATGAAGAAGGCGGCGGCCATCGTCACGGAACGGGGCGGGCGCACCTCCCACGCCGCCATCGTGGCCCGGGAACTGGGGGTGCCGGCGGTGGTGGGGGCGGTGGGGGCCACGCGGGCCATCCCCGAGGGGGAGGAGGTCACCGTCTCCTGCGCCGAGGGGGAGGTGGGCCGGGTCTACCGGGGGGCCTTGCCCTTTGCGGTGGAGGAGACCCACCCAGAAAGCCTGCCCCGCACCCGCACCCAGATCCTGGTCAACGTGGGCACGCCGGAGGAGGCCCTGAAAGCGAGCCTCCTTCCCACGGACGGCGTGGGGCTTGCCCGGATGGAGTTCATCTTCGCCAGCCACGTGCGCATCCACCCCCTGGCCCTCACCCGCTTCCACACCCTGCCCCCCAACATCCAGCGGGAGGTGGAAGCCCTCACCGAGGCCTATGGCGACAAGCGGGCCTACTTCGTGGACCGCCTAGCCCAGGGCATCGGCCTCATCGCCGCCGCCTTCCACCCGAGGCCCGTGGTCCTGCGCTTTTCCGACTTCAAGACCAACGAGTACGCCCGCCTGGTGGGGGGGCACCTCTTTGAGCCCAAGGAGGAGAACCCCATGCTGGGCTGGCGCGGGGCGAGCCGCTACTACCACCCGGATTACAAGGAGGGCTTCCTTTTAGAGGTGGCCGCCGTGAAGCGGGTACGGGAGGAGATGGGCCTGAAAAACCTCCACGTCATGGTGCCCTTCTGCCGCACCCCGGAAGAGGGGGCCAAGGTGTTGGAGGCCATGGCGGAAGGGGGCTTAAGGCGGGGGGAGGAGGGGCTTAGGGTCTACGTCATGGCGGAGATCCCCTCCAACGTCCTCGAGGCCGAGGCCTTCGCCGAGCTCTTTGATGGCTTCTCCATCGGCAGCAACGACCTCACGCAACTGGCCCTGGGCCTGGACCGGGACTCCGAGCGGGTGGCCCACCTCTTTGACGAGCGGCGGGAAACGGTGAAGGCCCTCTGCGCCCTCCTCATAGAAAAAGCCCACGCCCGGGGCAAGACGGTAAGCATCTGCGGCCAGGCCCCTTCCGACTACCCCGAGTTCGCCGCCTTCCTGGTGGAACGGGGGATTGACGCCCTTAGCCTCAACCCCGACGCCCTTTTGCGCACGGTGCGGAAGGTAGCCGAGGTGGAAAGGAGCCTGGGCTTGGGGTAA
- a CDS encoding AAA family ATPase has product MEALKRLQEALNETLFGQEEAVEALLATLLARGHALLEGVPGLGKTLLAESFARGSGLSYKRIQFTPDLLPQDLTGSEVFREGKFAFVKGPIFAQVVLADEINRAPPKVQSALLEAMQERHITAGGVRYPLPEPFFVIATQNPLELEGTYPLPEAQLDRFTAKIPFRPPRREVWLRILTEEPKLPEPQGVDFLQAQREAQEVRVAKEALSTITHVAFLTQEDRRLRMGLSPRGAKAWLALAKALAYLRGKPLVDWKELKDAAFLALPHRLFLTEEALYEGESAEGVLKEVLRKGGVP; this is encoded by the coding sequence GTGGAGGCCCTAAAGCGCCTCCAGGAAGCCCTGAACGAGACCCTCTTCGGCCAGGAAGAGGCCGTTGAGGCCCTCCTGGCCACCCTCCTCGCCCGCGGGCACGCCCTTCTGGAAGGGGTCCCGGGCCTGGGCAAGACCCTTTTGGCGGAAAGCTTTGCTCGGGGAAGCGGCCTGTCCTACAAGCGCATCCAGTTCACCCCCGACCTCCTCCCCCAGGACCTCACGGGGAGCGAGGTTTTCCGGGAGGGGAAGTTTGCCTTCGTCAAGGGCCCTATCTTCGCCCAGGTGGTGCTGGCGGACGAGATCAACCGGGCCCCGCCCAAGGTGCAGTCGGCCCTCCTCGAGGCCATGCAGGAGCGCCACATCACCGCAGGCGGGGTGCGCTACCCCTTGCCCGAGCCCTTCTTCGTCATCGCCACGCAAAACCCCCTGGAGCTGGAGGGCACCTACCCCCTCCCCGAGGCCCAGCTGGACCGCTTCACCGCCAAAATCCCCTTCCGCCCCCCAAGGCGGGAGGTGTGGCTTAGGATCCTCACGGAAGAGCCCAAGCTCCCCGAGCCCCAGGGCGTGGACTTCCTCCAGGCGCAACGGGAGGCCCAGGAGGTGCGGGTGGCCAAGGAGGCCCTTTCCACCATCACCCACGTGGCCTTCCTCACCCAGGAGGACAGGCGGCTCCGCATGGGGCTTTCCCCCCGGGGGGCCAAGGCCTGGCTCGCCCTGGCCAAGGCCCTGGCCTACCTGAGGGGCAAGCCCCTGGTGGACTGGAAAGAGCTCAAAGACGCCGCCTTCCTCGCCCTTCCCCATCGCCTTTTCCTCACGGAGGAGGCCCTTTACGAGGGGGAAAGCGCCGAAGGGGTGCTGAAAGAGGTGTTGAGGAAAGGAGGGGTGCCATGA
- a CDS encoding elongation factor G yields the protein MIRTLALVGHAGSGKTTLTEALLYHTGAKERMGRVEEGTTTTDYTPEAKLHRTTVRTGVAPLRYKEHRIFLLDAPGYGDFVGEIRGALEAADAALVAVSAESGVQVGTERAWTVAERLGLPRMVVVTKLDKGGDYYALLDDLRATLGPILPIDLPLYEGGRWVGLIDVFHGKAYRLEGGKEVEVPLPEGERERAERYRQEVLEAIVETDEGLLEKYLEGEEVTGEALEKAFHEAVRRGLLYPVALASGETGIGVLPLLDLILEALPSPEERFGEGSPLAKVFKVQVDPFMGQVAYVRLYRGRLKPGDTLQSEAGTVRLPHLYVPMGKDLLEVEEAVAGYILGLPKAETLHRGMILWQGERPESEAVPFARLPEPNVPVALYPKGRTDEAKLGEALRKLLEEDPSLKVERQEETGEFLLWGHGELHLTTAKERLADYGVEVEFSVPKVPYRETIRKVAEGQGKYKKQTGGHGQYGDVWLRLEPAPEYSFEWRITGGVIPSKYQEAIEEGILEAAKKGVLAGYPVMGFKAIVYNGSYHEVDSSDLAFQIAASMAFKKVMAEANPVLLEPIYQIKVLAPQERVGDILSDLQARRGRILGMEQEGALSVVRAEVPLAEVLEYYKTLPSLTGGAGAYTLEFSHYAEVPPHLAQKIVQERRAQEG from the coding sequence ATGATCCGTACCCTAGCCCTGGTGGGCCACGCAGGTAGCGGCAAGACCACCCTAACGGAAGCGCTCCTCTACCACACGGGCGCCAAGGAGCGGATGGGCCGGGTGGAGGAGGGCACCACCACCACGGACTACACCCCCGAGGCCAAGCTCCACCGCACCACGGTGCGCACCGGGGTGGCTCCCTTGCGCTACAAGGAGCACCGCATCTTCCTCCTGGACGCCCCCGGCTACGGGGACTTCGTGGGGGAGATCCGGGGAGCCTTGGAGGCGGCGGACGCCGCCTTGGTGGCGGTGTCCGCGGAAAGCGGGGTCCAGGTGGGCACGGAGAGGGCCTGGACCGTGGCGGAAAGGCTGGGCCTCCCCCGGATGGTGGTGGTGACCAAGCTGGACAAGGGCGGGGACTACTACGCCCTCTTGGACGACCTCCGGGCCACCTTGGGACCCATCCTCCCCATTGACCTCCCCCTTTATGAAGGGGGGCGCTGGGTGGGGCTCATTGACGTCTTCCACGGCAAGGCCTACCGCCTAGAAGGGGGCAAGGAGGTGGAGGTGCCCCTGCCCGAAGGGGAAAGGGAGCGGGCGGAGCGCTACCGCCAGGAGGTGCTGGAGGCCATCGTGGAAACGGACGAGGGCCTCTTGGAGAAATACCTGGAGGGAGAAGAGGTCACGGGGGAAGCCTTGGAAAAGGCCTTCCACGAGGCGGTGCGCCGGGGGCTCCTCTACCCCGTGGCCCTGGCCTCGGGGGAGACGGGCATCGGCGTCCTGCCCCTTCTGGACCTGATCCTGGAAGCCCTCCCCTCCCCCGAGGAGCGCTTCGGGGAAGGCTCCCCCTTGGCCAAGGTCTTCAAGGTGCAGGTGGACCCCTTCATGGGCCAGGTGGCCTACGTGCGCCTGTATCGGGGGCGGCTCAAGCCCGGGGACACCCTGCAAAGCGAGGCGGGGACGGTGCGCCTTCCCCACCTCTACGTCCCCATGGGCAAGGACCTTTTGGAGGTGGAGGAGGCGGTGGCGGGCTACATCCTGGGCCTGCCCAAGGCGGAAACCCTCCACCGGGGGATGATCCTCTGGCAAGGGGAGAGGCCGGAAAGCGAGGCCGTGCCCTTCGCCCGCCTTCCCGAGCCCAACGTGCCCGTGGCCCTCTACCCCAAGGGGCGTACGGACGAGGCCAAGTTGGGGGAGGCTTTGAGGAAGCTCTTGGAGGAGGACCCTAGCCTCAAGGTGGAAAGGCAGGAGGAAACCGGGGAGTTCCTCCTTTGGGGGCATGGGGAGCTTCACCTCACCACCGCCAAGGAGCGCCTCGCCGACTACGGGGTGGAGGTGGAGTTCTCCGTGCCCAAGGTGCCCTACCGGGAAACCATCCGCAAGGTGGCGGAGGGGCAGGGTAAGTACAAGAAGCAGACCGGGGGGCACGGCCAGTACGGGGATGTGTGGCTCAGGCTCGAGCCTGCCCCCGAGTACAGCTTTGAGTGGCGCATCACGGGAGGGGTCATCCCCAGCAAGTACCAGGAGGCCATTGAGGAGGGCATCCTCGAGGCCGCCAAGAAGGGGGTCCTGGCGGGCTACCCGGTGATGGGCTTCAAGGCCATCGTCTACAACGGCTCCTACCACGAGGTGGACTCCTCCGACCTGGCCTTCCAGATCGCCGCCAGCATGGCCTTCAAGAAGGTCATGGCCGAGGCAAACCCAGTCCTCCTGGAGCCCATCTACCAGATCAAGGTCCTAGCCCCACAGGAACGGGTGGGGGACATCCTTTCCGACCTCCAGGCCCGCCGGGGCCGCATCCTGGGCATGGAGCAGGAAGGCGCCTTGAGCGTCGTGCGGGCCGAGGTGCCTTTGGCCGAGGTGCTGGAGTACTACAAGACCCTCCCGAGCCTCACCGGGGGGGCTGGGGCCTACACCCTGGAGTTCAGCCACTACGCCGAGGTGCCCCCGCACCTGGCGCAGAAGATCGTCCAGGAGCGCCGGGCCCAGGAGGGGTAG
- a CDS encoding Mov34/MPN/PAD-1 family protein encodes MLYVPKKLLEETRAHLQREAPREGVGLWAGRREVERVIPLPNAHPNPLTGYLAEPLALLKALKALEQEGLSLLAIYHSHPAGPALPSPTDIREARWRVPYVIFGMDGVRAFLLPEGEEVALAVL; translated from the coding sequence ATCCTTTACGTGCCGAAAAAGCTCCTGGAGGAAACCCGGGCCCACCTCCAAAGGGAGGCCCCTCGGGAAGGGGTGGGGTTGTGGGCGGGGCGGAGGGAGGTGGAAAGGGTTATCCCCCTCCCCAACGCCCACCCCAACCCCCTCACGGGCTACCTGGCGGAGCCCTTGGCCCTCCTAAAGGCGCTCAAGGCCTTGGAGCAGGAGGGGCTTTCCCTCCTCGCCATCTACCACTCCCACCCCGCTGGCCCCGCCTTGCCTAGCCCCACGGACATCCGGGAGGCCCGCTGGCGCGTGCCCTACGTCATCTTCGGTATGGATGGGGTACGGGCCTTCCTCCTCCCCGAGGGGGAGGAGGTGGCTTTGGCGGTCCTATAA
- the alaS gene encoding alanine--tRNA ligase, whose amino-acid sequence MRTAEIREKYLSFFESKGHLRLPSFSLIPENDPSLLFTSAGMAPLKPYFLGAKPIFGGKEWRRITTCQECLRVGDIENVGRTSRHNTYFEMLGNFSFGDYFKKEAILWAWEFLTEHLKLDPSRLWVTVYQDDDEAYAIWRDLVGVPEERIGRFGEDENYWPGGAITHGPNGPSGPCSEIFYDRGPAFGTPDETGPNTGSGDRFVEIWNLVFTQYDRQGPIPGPGILKPLPQKNIDTGMGLYRVAAILQDVEDFYRTDTFFPLIERVALWSGKPYEGKGSVSHRVIADHVRAVVAALADGVTFSNTGRGYVIRRLLRRALRHGYLLGLKTPFLHRLAPVVAELLGDFYPEMRENLPMVEKQIRLEEERFLETLEGGLKRLDALLSGLRPGEALPGEEAFRLYDTYGFPLDLTVEIAAEKGFGVDTEGFRQALEEQQERSRAAMAFEREIFKKGAQVLEELYAERGATEFLGYGTLEAEGEVLALLAGDQGLGEAGPGTEVQVVLDKTPFYAEGGGQIGDFGHLEWPGGRAWVETTQKTERGIFLHKAKVEEGVLRVGEKVRAVVDPRRRDTERHHTATHLLHAALRAVLGPHVRQAGSLVAPDRLRFDFTHPEPLTPEELERIELLVNRWIMADFPVTWRYMPLEEAKKEGAMALFGEKYGEVVRVVRVEGSPLPGLESKELCGGTHVRRTGEIGAFLVQREEAVSAGVRRVEAVAGEAAIRFARGTLNRLRALAERLSVGESVLEERLEKLLSELKAKEREVESLKARLVQAELRKEVALSEKGGLRYAVVEMPGLDGEALRRAADDLVARGADVALVLSEGKAVLKLSPRAQERGLEAGSLFRALAERAGGRGGGKGALAQGAGLDLARAKEALPGLLPVE is encoded by the coding sequence ATGCGCACGGCGGAGATCCGCGAAAAGTACCTTTCCTTCTTTGAGAGCAAGGGCCACTTGCGCCTGCCCTCCTTCAGCCTCATCCCCGAGAACGACCCCTCCCTCCTCTTTACCTCGGCGGGCATGGCCCCCCTCAAGCCCTACTTCCTGGGGGCCAAGCCCATCTTCGGGGGCAAGGAGTGGCGAAGGATCACCACCTGCCAGGAATGCCTCCGGGTGGGGGACATTGAGAACGTGGGCCGCACCTCCCGGCACAACACCTACTTTGAGATGCTGGGCAACTTCTCCTTCGGGGACTACTTCAAGAAGGAGGCCATCCTCTGGGCCTGGGAGTTCCTCACGGAGCACCTTAAGCTAGACCCGAGCCGGCTTTGGGTCACGGTCTACCAGGACGACGACGAGGCCTACGCCATCTGGCGCGACCTCGTGGGGGTGCCGGAGGAGAGGATCGGCCGCTTCGGGGAGGACGAGAACTACTGGCCGGGCGGGGCCATCACCCACGGGCCCAACGGGCCCAGTGGCCCCTGCTCGGAGATCTTCTACGACCGGGGGCCGGCCTTTGGCACCCCGGACGAGACCGGGCCCAACACGGGGAGCGGGGACCGGTTCGTGGAGATCTGGAACCTGGTCTTCACCCAGTACGACCGCCAAGGCCCCATCCCCGGCCCCGGCATCCTCAAGCCCCTGCCCCAGAAGAACATAGACACGGGGATGGGCCTTTACCGGGTGGCGGCCATCCTGCAGGACGTGGAGGACTTCTACCGCACGGACACCTTCTTCCCCCTCATTGAGCGGGTAGCCCTTTGGAGCGGTAAGCCCTACGAGGGCAAGGGGAGCGTGAGCCACCGGGTCATCGCCGACCACGTGCGGGCGGTGGTGGCGGCCCTGGCGGACGGGGTGACCTTTTCCAACACGGGCCGGGGCTACGTGATCCGCCGCCTCCTCCGCCGGGCCCTGAGGCACGGCTACCTCCTGGGCCTCAAAACGCCCTTCCTGCACCGCCTCGCCCCCGTGGTGGCGGAGCTTTTGGGCGACTTCTACCCGGAGATGCGGGAGAACCTCCCCATGGTGGAGAAGCAGATCCGCCTCGAGGAGGAGCGCTTCCTGGAAACCCTGGAAGGGGGCTTGAAGCGCCTAGACGCCCTCCTCTCCGGGCTCAGGCCGGGGGAGGCGCTTCCTGGGGAGGAGGCCTTCCGCCTCTACGACACCTACGGCTTCCCCCTGGACCTCACGGTGGAGATCGCCGCCGAAAAGGGCTTTGGCGTGGACACCGAGGGCTTCAGGCAGGCCCTTGAGGAACAGCAGGAACGCTCCCGGGCGGCCATGGCCTTTGAGCGGGAGATCTTCAAGAAGGGCGCCCAGGTGCTGGAGGAGCTCTACGCCGAGCGGGGGGCCACGGAGTTCTTGGGCTATGGGACCCTCGAGGCCGAGGGGGAAGTGTTGGCTCTCCTGGCTGGGGACCAGGGCCTAGGGGAGGCGGGCCCCGGCACCGAGGTCCAGGTGGTCCTGGACAAGACCCCCTTCTACGCTGAAGGGGGCGGGCAGATCGGGGACTTCGGCCACCTGGAGTGGCCCGGGGGTAGGGCCTGGGTGGAGACCACCCAGAAGACGGAAAGGGGCATCTTCCTCCACAAGGCAAAGGTGGAGGAGGGCGTCCTGCGGGTGGGGGAGAAGGTGCGGGCGGTGGTGGACCCGAGGCGGCGGGACACCGAGCGCCACCACACCGCCACCCACCTCCTCCACGCCGCCCTTCGCGCCGTCCTCGGCCCCCACGTGCGCCAGGCGGGGAGCCTGGTGGCCCCGGACCGCCTCCGCTTTGACTTCACCCACCCTGAGCCCCTGACCCCGGAGGAGCTAGAGCGCATAGAGCTCCTTGTCAACCGCTGGATCATGGCGGACTTCCCCGTCACCTGGCGCTACATGCCCCTGGAGGAGGCCAAGAAGGAGGGGGCCATGGCCCTCTTCGGGGAAAAGTACGGGGAGGTGGTCCGGGTGGTGCGGGTGGAGGGAAGCCCCCTGCCGGGCCTGGAGTCCAAGGAGCTCTGCGGCGGCACCCACGTGCGCCGCACCGGGGAGATCGGGGCCTTCCTCGTCCAGAGGGAGGAGGCGGTTTCCGCCGGGGTGCGCCGGGTGGAGGCGGTGGCGGGGGAGGCGGCCATCCGCTTCGCCCGGGGCACCCTGAACCGCCTCAGGGCCCTCGCCGAAAGGCTTTCCGTGGGGGAAAGCGTCCTGGAGGAGCGCCTGGAGAAGCTCCTTTCCGAGCTCAAGGCCAAGGAGCGGGAGGTGGAAAGCCTTAAGGCGCGCCTGGTCCAGGCGGAGCTCAGGAAGGAGGTGGCCCTTTCCGAGAAGGGCGGCCTCCGCTACGCCGTGGTGGAGATGCCGGGGCTGGACGGGGAGGCCTTGCGCCGGGCGGCGGACGACCTGGTGGCGCGGGGGGCGGATGTGGCCCTGGTGCTCTCCGAAGGGAAGGCGGTGCTCAAGCTTTCCCCCCGCGCCCAGGAAAGGGGCCTCGAGGCGGGAAGCCTCTTCCGCGCCCTTGCGGAGCGGGCGGGGGGCCGGGGGGGCGGCAAAGGGGCCTTGGCCCAGGGGGCGGGGCTGGATTTGGCGAGGGCCAAGGAGGCCCTGCCCGGGCTTTTGCCCGTAGAATAG
- the ruvX gene encoding Holliday junction resolvase RuvX, translating to MRVGALDVGEARIGLAVGEEGSPFAFGRGYLVRKGLEADVEALLDFVRREGLAKLVVGLPLRTDLKESAQAQRVLPLVEALRARGVAVELVDERFTTKLAQRRLAHAPKRVRREKGKLDELAAVVLLEDYLARRL from the coding sequence ATGCGGGTGGGCGCGCTTGACGTGGGGGAGGCCCGCATCGGCCTGGCGGTGGGGGAGGAGGGAAGCCCCTTCGCCTTCGGCCGGGGGTACTTGGTGCGGAAAGGCCTCGAGGCGGACGTGGAGGCCCTTTTGGACTTCGTGCGGCGGGAAGGGTTGGCCAAACTGGTGGTGGGCCTCCCCTTGCGCACCGACCTGAAGGAAAGCGCCCAGGCCCAAAGGGTCCTTCCCCTGGTGGAGGCCCTAAGGGCCCGCGGGGTGGCGGTGGAGCTCGTGGACGAGCGCTTCACCACCAAGCTCGCCCAAAGGCGGCTCGCCCACGCCCCCAAGCGGGTGCGGCGGGAGAAGGGGAAGCTGGACGAGCTGGCGGCGGTGGTGTTGCTGGAGGACTACCTTGCCCGAAGGCTCTAG
- the mltG gene encoding endolytic transglycosylase MltG, which produces MPEGSRKWLWRGVLALFLTFALLLAYALWLLGPTGKEALVRIPRGAKGAEVARILEEAGLLRSGYLFSAYLRFSGRERRLVPGVYRLEGEGAFRLARALTGGERPLTLTLTFPEGERAKDYAARLSQAGLDGEGFLGLVENPGSLKPPYVEGRTLEGFLFPATYTFDLLATPEEVVRAMLRRFEAELTPPVRALLAERGLSIHAWVTLASIVQAEAGSEAEMPYIAGVFLNRLERGMPLQADPTVAYALGKRLPELSRRAGDFAVDSPYNTYRYAGLPPGPIGNPGRAALLAVLNPIRQDPKGRPYFYFFHAQGKLYLNADFAAHLQDLARYRYSSP; this is translated from the coding sequence TTGCCCGAAGGCTCTAGGAAGTGGCTTTGGCGGGGGGTTTTGGCCCTCTTCCTCACCTTCGCCCTCCTCCTCGCCTACGCCCTTTGGCTTTTGGGGCCCACGGGGAAGGAGGCCTTGGTGCGCATCCCCCGGGGGGCCAAGGGGGCGGAGGTGGCGAGGATCTTGGAGGAGGCGGGGCTTTTGCGCTCGGGGTATCTTTTCTCTGCTTACCTGCGCTTTTCCGGCCGGGAAAGGCGGCTCGTGCCGGGGGTTTACCGCCTCGAGGGGGAAGGGGCCTTCCGCCTCGCCCGCGCCCTCACCGGGGGGGAAAGGCCCTTGACCCTCACCCTCACCTTCCCCGAGGGGGAAAGGGCCAAGGACTATGCGGCCCGGCTCTCCCAGGCGGGCCTGGACGGGGAAGGCTTCCTGGGCCTCGTGGAAAACCCCGGAAGCCTAAAGCCCCCGTACGTGGAGGGAAGGACCTTGGAGGGCTTCCTCTTTCCCGCCACCTACACCTTTGACCTCCTGGCCACCCCGGAGGAGGTGGTGCGGGCCATGCTCCGCCGCTTTGAAGCGGAGCTCACCCCGCCCGTGCGGGCCCTCTTGGCCGAGCGGGGGCTTTCCATCCACGCCTGGGTGACCCTGGCCTCCATCGTGCAGGCGGAGGCGGGAAGCGAGGCGGAGATGCCCTACATCGCCGGCGTCTTCCTGAACCGCCTGGAAAGGGGGATGCCCCTCCAGGCGGACCCCACCGTGGCCTACGCCCTGGGCAAGCGCCTGCCCGAGCTTTCCCGGAGGGCGGGGGACTTCGCCGTGGACTCCCCTTACAACACCTACCGCTACGCTGGCCTTCCCCCTGGCCCCATCGGCAACCCCGGACGGGCGGCCCTCCTCGCCGTCCTAAACCCCATCCGCCAGGACCCCAAGGGCCGGCCCTACTTCTACTTCTTCCACGCCCAAGGGAAGCTGTACCTGAACGCCGACTTTGCCGCCCACCTCCAAGACCTCGCCCGCTACCGCTACTCCTCCCCGTAG